The DNA window GAGTCCCTGGACACCTAACCGTCTCAAGATCtgtatatacaaaaaaaaaagttttgtaacAATGCGCCATTATGTGTCGCACTTCCCTGCAACACCTCTCGCGTATTTAGGTATTTCGGGACAAGGAGCTTAGAGGTTGACATTTACGTTAAGATTGGACAAAAGGTTGATGCACGCTAACGACAGCTAGATCATCCTGTGGAGGAGTAGGGCGTGTCGCTATGGTAGTTGTAGTCAGGACATACCTTCTGCACCAGTTTATAGTCTACGCTGTAAAAGGCTATATAGATGCATATGACTTTGAAGGGTTTCGAGCACAGCCAGGACACGTGGCTCTGCGTCTGCTCCTGATAGCACACCTTGGATGGGTCGAAGTTGCACAGCGCAGTCTTCTTGTTGCGGTCCGTCTTCTCGTACTCGATGCGACAGTTGAACGATTTGGTGTCTTTGGTCTCCAGCGTGGACTGCTGGGCGATCTCAAACTCCACCACCTTGGAGGGCGGCACCAGGCTCACCGACACGTTCCCCAGGCCCGTGGAGTTGTGGCGGAAGTAAACGCTAAAGGTGCCGTTCCCGTGGTCCACGATCTTCCCCGTGATGAGCAGGTTGAGTTTGACAGTCTTGATGTTGGAGTGGAAGTCCCCCCAACCGAACATCTTTTTGAACTTGCCAGTCTTGACGATGGGCCTGCGTTTAGTTCTGGCCTGTGCACCCTGAACATCTGTCTGGTTAGATAACCAGTCCCAGAAGTCCTCCATGTTCTGTAAATATGTAATTTCCCTCATGTTGCTCTTGAACCCGGGGGAGCCCCTGGCAAACAAACGCAGAGGGTTGAGGATCCGTGGACTGGCCCCCGTGGGAGAAATCTTCTGTTCATGCTCACTATCGGCCCATTCAATGAGCTCCGTGGCTCCTCCCTGCGCTTTCCTGCATGTGACCTTCAGAGAAAGCAGAGCAAAGgtagacagaaaaaacaacattaaatgaCAGAAGATCTTCTTGAAATATAAAATCTGCTATATCATGTTGCTGATGAATAAGATACAGCAATTATGCAGCCAGTACCTAAACATTTTAGACTCGGGTTTTTTGAGAGTATGTGGTTGTTCTTTCCGAGGCAACGGTGCGTTGAATGTTTCTAGTTTGTACAAAACAGCTAAATGTAGTTTTTCTACAGACCAGACGTAACAGAAATCCCCAAGTAAATTCAGCAGTGATTGAAAACATATCTCTGGTGATTGCAGGgcagaaatgtcacagcagctcGAAGggtgaaccaaaaaaaaaaaaaaaaaacagctctgaagacagagaggaaacgtTTCCGACTGGAATCAGACCGAGTGTGTGATTGATGATGAGCGTGTCACGtattattaaaaaacacaaactgttcaaGACAGCCACTTTATCCCTtggcacaaaacaaatgtattacaGGAATCAAGCTGCTGTCACAACCAATAAACCACATTCATCTGcttcatgaaaataaagtacCGATGCTTGAGGTCACTCGTAACAGGAACGATCATACAACTACATATATGCACAACATTATAAACGTCATTTCAAAGAATCGTGAATGTTATCTTCCTCCTGAAGTCAAAGGAATAATCAGAAAATAAGTTAACTCAGATGAAAAGGTCAGCACTCATGCCTGTGTGGTAAATATAAGGCTGGCTAGCTTAACTTAGCACAAAGACCACAACCAAGAGGAAAAGCTAGCTTCTGGTTGTCGTGCTCAGTTAAGCTAGCCAGTTTTATGTctccaatctttatgctaagctaaccctGCTGGAACAAAAACggcatagaccagcaccaaaacacaacatatgtggcatatgttgtgttttgatgctggTTTTGGTGTTGGTCTATactggtttttccagcaggggagATGGCTGTAGCTATTATATCTACCATGAAATAATGGGTATTTTTCCTATCGGGAtcaactctcagcaagaaacCAAGATCATGTCCCGAAGTGTCAAATTTTAAATCTCAAATTTGTCGTGTCAGAATTTTACAATCCTAACaattcataaaaatgttttaacttctaacatttaaacaacacttGAGCTGATTTCACTACAACACGGGCCAAATGGAcagagaaccttcatcaacatggGCCTCACTTCAGTTCTGGAGCATCTGACTTTATTAAAATGCCCACATTTCTAATCAAAGGGCCTGTTTTCTCTAAAGTCAGAAGAATATCCTTTGTTTATAAGATGTTTAGGATGCTCTTGAGTGTGTGGTGGCTGAGGAGGACGCAGTGCGGAGTATGAATGGTTCTGCCTGGGCATTCCTTCACAGCAACCAGGATGAAAGAGAAAAGTGTGTGAGCTTGGTCAAAAGGAGTTTgaattaaagggacagttcactgcaaaatcaaaaaaacacaactcgaTTGTTTTGGTGAGAGCTAAgtgcatttgaaaaactcaacagaaaaGTGTCTTCTTCAGGAAACCATGACCTGGTTACTGATGGCGATCCGCAGACggcagtttcatgtaggaactagtttctttcaacaacaaaaaaacacccattaACTGTGTCACcatgcatctactcatggatgaAAGACGAGCCATCGTTGAAGCTCAGGTGAAGATGACACCTTTAGTGTTTACGTCTTCAAGGTGCACGTTTCCTTCTGCATGATAATACGGTGGGCGGGTGGAGtttggaagaaagaaaaattgttcctgcatgaaactgcttcgattatcttgagtaaccaaGTCATGATCTCTGGAACTGCTGTTTCTTTTGGCCACTTTCAGCACCACACGCCATCTAGTTTGACTGAATCTTAAAATAAGGCAGACGTCTCGATGGATAAAAAGCGCTACAGGTagaggaaacatttatttttgattttgttaaaaaacCTTTTTTGACAGTCTGACCCCAAACTACTGATTGTGGATCTGTAGTTGCAGGAGTTAGGCACACTAAAATTGgcatttacagacattttattaaatgaatcaacaaaaaaagcGCATTAACTGGCAATGTAATGAAACTATTTACAGACTCTTATAGCACCACAGATGGTTCATTTGGATGCACTGATGAACTCGGAGCGGGCTCAAATCTGCTCAGAGCTCCTCATATTTTTGGACGACTTGTCGGCCAACATGACAATGAAAATCCTCTGGACTTAACGTGTGAGCTGGTCTCCCATCAGCAGTGCTATTCTTAGATACCCCGCACACATGAACTTTAGCTTGTGATGGTTcccaacaataaaaaaaaaaaaaaaaaggcttccaCGGCAGTGTGGTGAAGAGTGTGCTAAAGTGCTAATCCAGCCGCAGCAATGAACTGTGATCCCCGCTTGTGCCTCAAAGCCTTTTAGCTTCAGGAGCGATTCCTGGTCCACTTCAGATAAAGCTTTAATAATTCACGGCAATAAGCTTAGCTAGTTTTATTAGTAATTAGTAGTGCCGGCTTTCCTCGGGCCCGGTTGTGGGGATCACTGAGGGAAGCAGATGTTGAAAGCACCGAGCAGCGGCTGTTTGAATTCTCACTGAGCTGCGGCGCACTACTTCCAGACTAATTATAATTTCGCTGTAAGCCTAACTGAGGCACATGTGTACAAAGCTAACAAACTAGGTCTGccacaatttgtttttttctttttttttggtcacacTTGCATTCCTGTAAAAGTTCTGCGTGCATCTagagctttacatttttttctttttcttttttttctttttgtttacagGCAGTGGTAACACCTTAATGTAGCGAGCGGTGCGTAAAAGGTTATCTGGATATGTAATGTGAAATCAATGCTCCTCCCTGTGGACGGCGAGCCCGGCCCATCTATCAGTGCTTAATTAAGACAGTTGCTCCCTGTAAACACGGATGAATGGGACGACGCTGCAATAATGCACCTCCACGTCGCTTGTCCCATCCACTGTCGTTTAATCACACCCATTCCAGCGGGCAGTATCCCCTCACTGATACCGCCACTTAGCGATACCTCATACGAGCTCGGCTGTTAATTTGATCCGACTCTTTACAGCATCACAATAACGAGGCGACGGCGAACATAAAATCTGCGGGGCCCGCCGGGCTCCCAACAGGAACATTTCCTCACCGCTGTGAACAAAAAGGAGACGCGGCACTCGTCTTCCCACCGGCCCCCACCGAGCTGCCACGTCCGTTGCACACGAGGTGTCGTGCTGCGCGGCTTCAGAGGTGAAACCGAATTTTGTCTTTCAGTGTAAATCTCAGGTGAGCTTTGTATTGGATGATTATAACGGAGAATAAGAGCGGAGTTTAAGTATGATGAGCAACTGGGGAAATTGCTGTGACAACAAGGGGGATCAGCAGAGGGATATCTAATACTTAAAATGCCCCGAGAGAGATGAAGCACTGGGAACTTGAAAGCTTGCACTGACACATAGGCtctggtttctttctctctctctctcacacacacacacacaca is part of the Acanthopagrus latus isolate v.2019 chromosome 9, fAcaLat1.1, whole genome shotgun sequence genome and encodes:
- the nxph2a gene encoding neurexophilin-2 translates to MRALQTLLLLFLLHQVTCRKAQGGATELIEWADSEHEQKISPTGASPRILNPLRLFARGSPGFKSNMREITYLQNMEDFWDWLSNQTDVQGAQARTKRRPIVKTGKFKKMFGWGDFHSNIKTVKLNLLITGKIVDHGNGTFSVYFRHNSTGLGNVSVSLVPPSKVVEFEIAQQSTLETKDTKSFNCRIEYEKTDRNKKTALCNFDPSKVCYQEQTQSHVSWLCSKPFKVICIYIAFYSVDYKLVQKVCPDYNYHSDTPYSSTG